A DNA window from Impatiens glandulifera chromosome 7, dImpGla2.1, whole genome shotgun sequence contains the following coding sequences:
- the LOC124946181 gene encoding protein argonaute 16-like, with amino-acid sequence MSSQGSRSSLPPPPPLPSTDRSIVKHRVDQIIRRRGVGTSGRRISLLANHFKVSVNRVDEVFYQYHVTISSEDKKMVENKEINRKIIDQLYKTYSSELAGKRLAYDGEKCLYTVGPLPCNKLEFSVVLEESFVNRGTMSDHGSPIGSSSKRTKQSFRSKTFTVGLSYAANVPLRSMSHDALRVLDIILRQQSANRGCLLVRQSFFQDDFRNFADIGGGIVGCRGLYSSFISTQGGLTLNMDVSTTVIITPGPVIDFLLKNQSVRDAHQINWEKAKKVLKFMKVKALHNNIRYKIQGFSEKPCNQLYFPLKLGEDDEPINISVYDYYTKHRKVPLTYSAYLPCLDVGKSNRPTYLPLELCSLDALQRYKKALTPTQRASLVEKSRQKPQERIRVITNAIKDNRYEEDPLMEACGVSIDKRLTQLDGRVLEAPMLIIGQNEECIPCNGRWNFNKRHLHNPVNIEKWAVVCFSARSDLTTVSRELINCAKFKGMNIEWPIALIYEDEASKRLNPFIRVEKMFDLIMAKTPSDIQFILCVIPDRKTSELYGPWKRKCLCAFGIPNQCIAPVKMNDQYLSNVLLKINTKVGGINSLLSIEQTSRISFIHDIPTMILGMDVSHGSPGSDIPSIAAVVGSLHFPLISRYRAAMRTQPSKAEMIECLYKPLENGGDGGMMRELLLDFYKTSKNRKPAQIIVFRDGVGESQFSTVLKMELDQMKKAYQALGDGDLPKFTFIVAQKNHHTKLFLANNAEKNVPPGTVVDTGIVHPHNYDFFMCSHVGIIGTSRPVHYHVLLDNIGFEPDKLQQLIHALSYTNQRSTTATSIVAPIFYAHLAAAQMSQFVKFEDGSGNVTKDETIDIQQLPKLHDKIVKSMFFC; translated from the exons ATGTCTTCCCAAGGTTCTCGTTCATCACTGCCACCGCCACCGCCGCTCCCATCAACTGATAGATCCATTGTTAAACATAGAGTAGATCAAATAATCAGAAGGAGGGGAGTTGGTACTTCTGGACGTAGAATTTCTTTACTTGCTAACCACTTTAAGGTTTCAGTAAATCGAGTTGATGAAGTATTCTACCAGTATCAT GTTACAATTAGTTCTGAAGATAAGAAGATGGTTGAGAATAAGGAGATCAATAGAAAGATTATTGATCAACTATATAAAACATATAGTTCTGAACTTGCTGGAAAGAGGTTGGCTTATGATGGAGAGAAGTGTTTATACACAGTTGGACCTCTTCCATGTAACAAACTAGAGTTCTCAGTTGTGCTTGAGGAGTCCTTCGTTAATCG TGGAACCATGTCTGATCATGGAAGTCCCATTGGATCGTCTAGCAAAAGAACAAAACAATCTTTCCGATCTAAAACTTTCACAGTGGGATTGAGTTATGCTGCTAATGTACCATTAAGGTCCATGTCTCATGATGCACTTAGAGTTCTTGACATTATTCTGAGACAACAATCTGCAAACAG GGGATGTCTTCTCGTAAGACAGTCGTTCTTTCAGGATGATTTCAGAAATTTTGCTGATATCGGAGGAGGAATAGTTGGTTGTAGAGGATTATATTCAAGCTTTATCTCAACTCAAGGCGGTTTAACCCTTAACATGG ATGTATCCACAACTGTGATTATAACTCCTGGACCTGTAATTGACTTTTTGTTGAAGAACCAATCTGTACGAGATGCTCACCAAATTAACTGGGAAAAA GCTAAGAAGGTGCTAAAGTTTATGAAAGTTAAGGCACTTCACAACAATATAAGATATAAGATCCAAGGCTTCAGTGAAAAGCCTTGTAATCAACTATA TTTCCCATTGAAATTGGGTGAAGATGATGAGCCTATAAATATTTCAGTGTATGATTATTATACTAAGCACCGTAAGGTTCCGTTAACTTACTCAGCCTATCTGCCATGTCTTGATGTTGGAAAGTCAAATCGCCCGACCTATCTTCCTTTAGAG TTGTGCTCACTGGATGCTCTTCAACGCTACAAAAAGGCCCTAACTCCGACGCAACGGGCATCTTTAGTTGAAAAGTCTAGACAAAAGCCTCAAGAACGCATTCGAGTTATAACTAAT GCTATCAAAGATAATCGATATGAAGAGGATCCTCTAATGGAAGCTTGTGGTGTTTCTATTGATAAACGTCTTACTCAACTTGATGGTCGTGTCCTTGAGGCTCCTATG tTGATAATTGGCCAAAATGAAGAATGTATACCTTGTAATGGAAGGTGGAACTTTAACAAAAGG CATTTACACAATCctgtaaatatagaaaaatggGCAGTAGTCTGTTTTTCAGCCCGAAGTGACTTGACTACCGTTTCTCGGGAGCTTATAAACTGTGCGAAGTTTAAAGGAATG AATATTGAATGGCCAATTGCTCTTATTTATGAGGATGAAGCAAGCAAAAGGCTTAACCCTTTTATTCGTGTTGAAAAGATGTTTGACCTGATCATGGCCAAAACTCCAAGTGATATTCAATTTATTCTCTGCGTAATTCCAGATCGAAAAACTTCTGAACTTTATG GTCCATGGAAAAGAAAATGTTTGTGCGCATTTGGAATTCCAAACCAATGTATTGCTCCTGTCAAGATGAATGATCAATATTTATCAAATGTCCTCCTCAAAATTAATACCAAG gTTGGAGGCATTAATTCATTGTTGTCCATTGAGCAAACAAGTAGAATATCTTTCATACATGATATTCCAACAATGATTTTGGGGATGGATGTATCACATGGTTCTCCTGGTTCTGACATTCCATCCATAGCAGCT GTCGTCGGCTCTCTCCATTTTCCTCTAATATCAAGATATCGAGCAGCAATGCGAACTCAACCTTCAAAGGCTGAAATGATTGAATGTTTGTACAAGCCTTTAGAAAATGGGGGTGATGGTGGAATGATGAG GGAACTACTTTTAGACTTCTATAAGACGAGCAAAAATCGAAAGCCGGctcaaattattgtttttag AGATGGAGTCGGTGAATCTCAATTCAGTACCGTACTAAAGATGGAGTTGGATCAAATGAAAAAG GCTTACCAGGCCCTTGGTGATGGTGATCTACCAAAGTTCACCTTCATTGTAGCTCAAAAGAATCACCACACAAAGTTATTTCTAGCCAATAATGCTGAAAAAAACGTTCCGCCAG GCACTGTCGTTGACACTGGAATTGTTCATCCACATAATTATGACTTCTTCATGTGTTCTCATGTTGGGATAATT GGAACTTCTCGACCCGTACATTATCATGTCTTGCTTGATAACATTGGTTTTGAACCTGACAAACTTCAACAGCTAATCCATGCACTCTCATATAC GAACCAGAGAAGCACAACAGCAACATCAATTG TGGCTCCAATCTTCTATGCACACTTAGCAGCCGCCCAAATGAGTCAATTCGTGAAGTTTGAAGATGGTTCTGGTAACGTGACTAAGGATGAAACCATTGATATTCAACAACTGCCGAAGTTACATGACAAAATTGTGAAGTCTATGTTCTTTTGTTGA